A section of the Etheostoma cragini isolate CJK2018 chromosome 12, CSU_Ecrag_1.0, whole genome shotgun sequence genome encodes:
- the erich2 gene encoding glutamate-rich protein 2 isoform X1, whose translation MSSLECLGKSSTNSKKQLTAEVPSANAEIHKRSDQVWEKTVIRDIKPRSIPARAQPRSVTVPCKETQKFEFPSGNVLDADECSPKDSIRMTPRVDKHTQSTAVPDEELKMKELRKPPDSMRIGGTTHSCPPAEPLPTHGPNGEEQQTEEEVVGDGERTAPVELMMEFLRAVMDRDFQLASKLCQMILIYEPDNSEASEFLPLIQKKLLEEQEAEQNTEEEEEEEEDKEVDEDNDDSDNSGSDEESSQGSNRSSSAYSSSSPSDDDDEEKQVDGHKPCPTSNFSP comes from the exons ATGAGCAG TTTAGAGTGTTTGGGGAAATCCTCCACCAATTCAAAGAAACAG TTGACAGCAGAAGTCCCCTCTGCTAATGCTGAGATACACAAACGCAGTG ACCAAGTTTGGGAAAAGACAGTCATCAGGGACATTAAACCTCG GAGTATTCCTGCCCGGGCACAGCCTCGTTCTGTGACG gTTCCTTGCAAGGAGACTCAAAAGTTTGAGTTTCCAAGTGGGAATGTGCTGGATGCAGACG AATGCTCACCAAAGGATTCCATCAGGATGACACCAAG GgttgataaacacacacagtcgaCTGCAGTGCCTGATGAAGAGCTGAAAATGAAAGAGCTGAGGAAGCCCCCAGACTCAATGCGTATAG GAGGAACGACACATTCTTGTCCACCAGCTGAGCCTCTCCCCACACATGGGCCAAATGGAGAGGAAcaacagacagaagaagaggtTGTTGGGGATGGGGAACGAACGGCACCAGTGGAGCTGATGATGGAG TTCCTCAGAGCTGTGATGGACAGAGACTTCCAGCTGGCCAGCAAACTGTGTCAGATGA TTCTCATCTATGAACCGGACAATTCTGAGGCCTCTGAGTTTCTCCCACTGATCCAGAAGAAGCTGTTGGAGG AGCAAGAGGCAGAACAGAacactgaggaggaggaagaagaagaagaagacaaagaagtaGATGAGGATAATGATGACTCCGATAACTCCGGGAGTGATGAGGAGTCATCTCAGGGCTCAAACCGCTCCTCTTCAGcttactcctcctcctcaccaTCAGATGATGATGACGAAGAAAAGCAAGTAGACGGACACAAGCCTTGCCCTACTTCTAACTTTTCTCCCTAA
- the LOC117954499 gene encoding kidney mitochondrial carrier protein 1, whose protein sequence is MSNVNWKPFVFGGLASVTAECGTFPIDLAKTRLQVQGQVGDIKYREIRYRGMLHALVRIGKEEGLRSLYSGIAPAMLRQASYGTIKIGTYQSFKRLLVDRPEDETLLTNVICGVLSGVISSSIANPTDVLKIRMQAQGSVIQGSMMGNFINIYQQEGTRGLWKGVSLTAQRAAIVVGVELPVYDITKKHLILSGHMGDNVYTHFVSSFACGLAGALASNPVDVVRTRMMNQRGVALYQGTLDCMLQTWRSEGFMALYKGFFPNWLRLGPWNIIFFLTYEQLKKINV, encoded by the exons ATGTCGAATGTCAACTGGAAGCCCTTTGTTTTCGGAGGTCTAGCTTCCGTGACGGCGGAATGCG ggACCTTCCCCATCGACCTAGCCAAGACTCGTCTTCAAGTTCAAGGCCAAGTAGGCGACATAAAATACCGAGAGATTCGGTACAGAGGCATGCTCCATGCTTTAGTGAGGATAGGAAAAGAGGAGGGGCTCCGGTCACTCTATTCAGG AATAGCTCCTGCCATGTTGCGCCAGGCCTCCTATGGGACCATAAAAATTGGCACATACCAGAGCTTTAAGCGACTGCTGGTTGATAGACCAGAGG ATGAGACCTTGCTGACTAATGTGATCTGTGGTGTTCTATCTGGAGTTATTTCCTCCTCCATTGCCAACCCCACTGATGTGCTGAAG ATCCGCATGCAGGCTCAGGGAAGTGTGATCCAGGGCAGTATGATGGGCAACTTCATTAACATTTACCAGCAGGAGGGAACAAGAGGACTGTGGAAG GGTGTCTCTCTTACGGCTCAGCGGGCGGCCATCGTGGTCGGAGTCGAGCTACCAGTTTATGACATCACCAAGAAGCATCTGATCTTGTCGGGTCACATGGGGGACAACGTGTACACACATTTTGT GTCCAGCTTTGCGTGTGGTCTGGCGGGGGCTTTGGCCTCCAACCCAGTGGACGTAGTCCGGACACGCATGATGAACCAGAGAGGAGTAGCGCTGTATCAGGGAACACTGGACTGTATGCTGCAG acatgGCGCTCAGAGGGCTTCATGGCCCTTTACAAGGGTTTCTTTCCCAACTGGCTCCGCCTGGGACCGTGGAACATCATT TTCTTCCTCACATATGAACAGCTGAAGAAGATCAATGTGTGA
- the erich2 gene encoding glutamate-rich protein 2 isoform X2 — protein sequence MSSLECLGKSSTNSKKQLTAEVPSANAEIHKRSVWEKTVIRDIKPRSIPARAQPRSVTVPCKETQKFEFPSGNVLDADECSPKDSIRMTPRVDKHTQSTAVPDEELKMKELRKPPDSMRIGGTTHSCPPAEPLPTHGPNGEEQQTEEEVVGDGERTAPVELMMEFLRAVMDRDFQLASKLCQMILIYEPDNSEASEFLPLIQKKLLEEQEAEQNTEEEEEEEEDKEVDEDNDDSDNSGSDEESSQGSNRSSSAYSSSSPSDDDDEEKQVDGHKPCPTSNFSP from the exons ATGAGCAG TTTAGAGTGTTTGGGGAAATCCTCCACCAATTCAAAGAAACAG TTGACAGCAGAAGTCCCCTCTGCTAATGCTGAGATACACAAACGCAGTG TTTGGGAAAAGACAGTCATCAGGGACATTAAACCTCG GAGTATTCCTGCCCGGGCACAGCCTCGTTCTGTGACG gTTCCTTGCAAGGAGACTCAAAAGTTTGAGTTTCCAAGTGGGAATGTGCTGGATGCAGACG AATGCTCACCAAAGGATTCCATCAGGATGACACCAAG GgttgataaacacacacagtcgaCTGCAGTGCCTGATGAAGAGCTGAAAATGAAAGAGCTGAGGAAGCCCCCAGACTCAATGCGTATAG GAGGAACGACACATTCTTGTCCACCAGCTGAGCCTCTCCCCACACATGGGCCAAATGGAGAGGAAcaacagacagaagaagaggtTGTTGGGGATGGGGAACGAACGGCACCAGTGGAGCTGATGATGGAG TTCCTCAGAGCTGTGATGGACAGAGACTTCCAGCTGGCCAGCAAACTGTGTCAGATGA TTCTCATCTATGAACCGGACAATTCTGAGGCCTCTGAGTTTCTCCCACTGATCCAGAAGAAGCTGTTGGAGG AGCAAGAGGCAGAACAGAacactgaggaggaggaagaagaagaagaagacaaagaagtaGATGAGGATAATGATGACTCCGATAACTCCGGGAGTGATGAGGAGTCATCTCAGGGCTCAAACCGCTCCTCTTCAGcttactcctcctcctcaccaTCAGATGATGATGACGAAGAAAAGCAAGTAGACGGACACAAGCCTTGCCCTACTTCTAACTTTTCTCCCTAA